The sequence TTTGAACTACAATTTCATGATAGCGCGTGCCGCGTATGGGATCATCAACCGGGTAGGGGGCGGTCCGAGCATCCGTACTGGCGCCGATCGTGTAGACCCTGATGCCGAACGTAGCTGCCAGCTCCCCTGCGGTGATGGGATCGATTTCCCCGGCATTGTTTTCGCCGTCCGTAAGAAGTACAATTACCCGGTTTTCAGCATCGCTGTTGCGAAGCCGGTTTACGGCTGTAGCCAGTCCCATGCCGATTGCCGTGCCGTCGCGCACCATGCCCAGGTCGACATGCTCAAGCTGGGATTGAAGCAGCTGATAATCGAGTGTCGGCGGGACCAGCGTAAAGCTCTCCCTGGCAAAGACTACCAGCCCGATGCGGTCAGACTCCCTCCGGTCTATAAAACCGGAAGCCACATCTTTCACGGCAAGGAGCCTGTTGGGCTGCATATCCTCGGCAAGCATGGATGAGGAGATATCCAGCACCAGCATGATATCGATGCCTTCTACCGTACGCTCGGTATATACCTGTTCGTGCTGAGGACGTGCAAGTGCGGTGATGATCAGAATGACAGCGATGATCTGAAGACCGAACCCCGCAAAAATCCCGTAGGTACGCCAATTGCCGGGCAGGTGATCCAGATCGGAGGTATCCGAATAGGTCAGCCAGGCAATCTGCCGCCGCTTGAAATAGCGATACTGTACCCATACCATCACGGGAATGATCAGCAATGCCCAAAACCATGCGGGATTATCCCAAATCATCTTTTTTTTCTTCCTGTAATTTGGCTTGTTGTTCTTCTTCGTGTTTTCGTCGCAGCTCTTCGAGCCTCTCCTTGTCTGTAAGGGAAATGCGGTCGACGAGTGCCGAACCGTATTTCATAACGTCGGAACAGTCGGATTCATTGGGCTCAAATCGGGCAAATTTCACCAGGTCGGCTGTTTCCAGGATCAACCTCAGGAAACGGATCACCTCGCCGTCAAATCCCCGGCTCTTCAGATAGGTGAGCAGTTCGGATGTGGTGGACTCCAGTGCCGGAAATCCGTGAACCTCTTCGATGTAGGTCCGGAAGGCATCTCCGAGCTCGGTGAAATAGGGCACCGGGTTTTTTACAGGCTCTTTGTGAG comes from Natronogracilivirga saccharolytica and encodes:
- a CDS encoding vWA domain-containing protein, whose protein sequence is MIWDNPAWFWALLIIPVMVWVQYRYFKRRQIAWLTYSDTSDLDHLPGNWRTYGIFAGFGLQIIAVILIITALARPQHEQVYTERTVEGIDIMLVLDISSSMLAEDMQPNRLLAVKDVASGFIDRRESDRIGLVVFARESFTLVPPTLDYQLLQSQLEHVDLGMVRDGTAIGMGLATAVNRLRNSDAENRVIVLLTDGENNAGEIDPITAGELAATFGIRVYTIGASTDARTAPYPVDDPIRGTRYHEIVVQIDEDMMRDIAERTGGRYFRATDNESLEQVYNEIDELERTEFEESVYHELADAYQGYLAWGMILLLLSFACDRWLFRIELN